One region of Populus trichocarpa isolate Nisqually-1 chromosome 4, P.trichocarpa_v4.1, whole genome shotgun sequence genomic DNA includes:
- the LOC18097717 gene encoding uncharacterized protein LOC18097717 isoform X3 has translation MDLSPFKLDIDELINEFVEGEFTTLADMKRVWLSRKFTYIFEASSPTKLAFIMQSLYAHTIGELKKLKTLVINAKEHGIKGVPALVKRMLEKNMFLFGFVDLHEGSVSETGNQLTELQDARVQVAYKKLFDDIRIEQFLHMDMVGM, from the exons ATGGATCTGTCTCCATTCAAGTTGGACATTGATGAGCTTATAAATGAGTTTGTTGAG GGTGAGTTTACAACTTTGGCTGATATGAAAAGAGTATGGCTTTCCAGGAAGTTTACCTACATCTTTGAGGCTAGTTCTCCTACCAAATTGGCCTTCATAATGCAGTCGCTGTATGCTCATACAATTG GAGAGTTGAAGAAACTCAAGACCCTTGTTATAAATGCAAAAGAACATGGAATAAAAGGAGTACCTGCTTTGGTCAAAAGGATGctagaaaagaacatgtttcttTTTGGGTTCGTGGATTTACATGAAGGTTCTGTCAGTGAGACAGGGAACCAACTCACAGAATTGCAAGATGCCCGTGTGCAAGTTGCATATAAGAA GTTGTTTGATGATATTCGGATTGAGCAATTCCTCCATATGGACATGGTG GGTATGTAA
- the LOC18097717 gene encoding uncharacterized protein LOC18097717 isoform X2 — translation MDLSPFKLDIDELINEFVEGEFTTLADMKRVWLSRKFTYIFEASSPTKLAFIMQSLYAHTIGELKKLKTLVINAKEHGIKGVPALVKRMLEKNMFLFGFVDLHEGSVSETGNQLTELQDARVQVAYKKLFDDIRIEQFLHMDMVNKLVD, via the exons ATGGATCTGTCTCCATTCAAGTTGGACATTGATGAGCTTATAAATGAGTTTGTTGAG GGTGAGTTTACAACTTTGGCTGATATGAAAAGAGTATGGCTTTCCAGGAAGTTTACCTACATCTTTGAGGCTAGTTCTCCTACCAAATTGGCCTTCATAATGCAGTCGCTGTATGCTCATACAATTG GAGAGTTGAAGAAACTCAAGACCCTTGTTATAAATGCAAAAGAACATGGAATAAAAGGAGTACCTGCTTTGGTCAAAAGGATGctagaaaagaacatgtttcttTTTGGGTTCGTGGATTTACATGAAGGTTCTGTCAGTGAGACAGGGAACCAACTCACAGAATTGCAAGATGCCCGTGTGCAAGTTGCATATAAGAA GTTGTTTGATGATATTCGGATTGAGCAATTCCTCCATATGGACATGGTG aaTAAGCTTGTGGATTGA
- the LOC18097717 gene encoding uncharacterized protein LOC18097717 isoform X1 has translation MDLSPFKLDIDELINEFVEGEFTTLADMKRVWLSRKFTYIFEASSPTKLAFIMQSLYAHTIGELKKLKTLVINAKEHGIKGVPALVKRMLEKNMFLFGFVDLHEGSVSETGNQLTELQDARVQVAYKKLFDDIRIEQFLHMDMVVCCITHNKLVD, from the exons ATGGATCTGTCTCCATTCAAGTTGGACATTGATGAGCTTATAAATGAGTTTGTTGAG GGTGAGTTTACAACTTTGGCTGATATGAAAAGAGTATGGCTTTCCAGGAAGTTTACCTACATCTTTGAGGCTAGTTCTCCTACCAAATTGGCCTTCATAATGCAGTCGCTGTATGCTCATACAATTG GAGAGTTGAAGAAACTCAAGACCCTTGTTATAAATGCAAAAGAACATGGAATAAAAGGAGTACCTGCTTTGGTCAAAAGGATGctagaaaagaacatgtttcttTTTGGGTTCGTGGATTTACATGAAGGTTCTGTCAGTGAGACAGGGAACCAACTCACAGAATTGCAAGATGCCCGTGTGCAAGTTGCATATAAGAA GTTGTTTGATGATATTCGGATTGAGCAATTCCTCCATATGGACATGGTGGTATGTTGCATAACTCAT aaTAAGCTTGTGGATTGA